The Magnolia sinica isolate HGM2019 chromosome 10, MsV1, whole genome shotgun sequence genome includes a window with the following:
- the LOC131216996 gene encoding probable LRR receptor-like serine/threonine-protein kinase At2g24230, with product MGFSFFASFLVLTLFLRLSASQELNSNEFFLSDFFQKMGLNSTPIYNYSAPVCSWKGIICNPQHENVISLQASGLGLSGFIPESTISKLSNLQHLDLSNNNITALSSDFWSWGTTLRSLNLSYNRIDSPLSSNIGNFVRIQTLDLSHNAFSGRLPEAFSSLTSLQFLNLSNNMFEGSIPLGLLHCSALVTVDLSFNQLNGSMPRGFGPALNNLTTLNLAWNGIDGRISDLFGLNHIMYLNLSRNLFWGPAMGVFQLPLQVVDLSQNRFHGHISEVHFNTSFDRANLVYLDMSENQFSGEIFINLNRARSLKHLNLAYNRFSQQKFPSMENMLNIIYLNLSRTDLTGPIPSEISRMSRLVALDLSQNHLVGPVPELRSENLRVLDLSQNNLTGEIPLPLVQKLSEMEKFNFSYNNLSLCDVKFPPKIFEALFFGSQIDCPIAANPDFFRKRETKHGGFKLALAIMLSIFCFFAGMICLTLICRRRTRLWAIKQLSYKEDSTTSGAFSTDSTTWFMDVKVATSIPAIIFNKPLLNCTFVDVLSATSHFDREMMLSDGQFGPIYKGSLPGGIQVAIKVLVHRSTVTDEEAARELECLGRIKHPNLMALMGYCLAGDQRIAIYEYMENGNLENLLHDPRSGAQQTENWSMGTWGENGEDGDGAWNMARFALSTWAFRHKIALGVARALAFLHHGCSPPIIHQCVKASSIYLGPTLEPKLCDFGLAKIFGYSLDDDLSLGSPGYTPPEFVQIETPSVMVKSDVFGFGVVLFELITGKKPFGDDYPGEENSNLVNWVRGLVRKKECSRAVDPRIQGTGSEMQMEEALRIGYLCTADLPSKRPSMQQIVGLLKDIEPAAGQ from the coding sequence ATGGGTTTTTCTTTCTTTGCATCGTTTCTTGTACTTACCCTTTTCCTCAGGCTCTCAGCCTCTCAAGAACTAAACTCAAATGAGTTCTTTCTCTCAGATTTCTTTCAGAAAATGGGCTTGAATTCCACACCAATCTACAACTATTCAGCACCTGTTTGTTCATGGAAAGGCATCATCTGCAATCCCCAACATGAAAATGTCATCAGTTTACAAGCCTCTGGCCTAGGCCTCTCTGGTTTCATTCCTGAAAGCACCATCTCAAAGCTCAGCAATCTCCAACATCTAGACCTCAGCAACAACAACATCACTGCCCTTTCATCAGATTTCTGGAGCTGGGGCACCACTCTCAGAAGCCTAAACCTTTCTTATAATCGAATCGACAGCCCCCTATCGAGCAACATCGGCAATTTCGTTCGAATCCAAACGCTCGATCTCTCCCACAACGCCTTCTCCGGCAGACTTCCAGAGGCCTTCAGCTCTCTTACAAGCTTGCAGTTTCTCAATCTCAGCAACAACATGTTTGAAGGAAGCATCCCACTCGGGCTACTCCATTGCAGTGCTCTGGTTACCGTAGATCTCTCATTCAATCAGTTGAATGGGAGCATGCCGAGAGGTTTCGGGCCCGCATTGAACAATCTGACCACTCTGAATCTTGCGTGGAATGGGATCGACGGCAGGATATCTGACCTCTTTGGATTGAACCACATAATGTATCTGAATCTTTCAAGGAACCTGTTCTGGGGCCCCGCGATGGGCGTGTTCCAACTGCCTTTGCAGGTAGTAGACCTGAGCCAGAACCGCTTCCATGGCCACATTTCGGAGGTACATTTCAATACCAGCTTCGATAGGGCTAATTTGGTTTATCTTGATATGTCTGAGAATCAATTCAGCGGCgagattttcatcaatttgaatcGAGCACGGTCACTCAAGCATCTGAATCTTGCATACAACAGATTTTCTCAACAGAAATTCCCAAGTATGGAAAATATGCTAAATATCATATATCTTAATTTGTCAAGAACTGATCTAACGGGTCCAATCCCCTCTGAAATCTCACGAATGAGCAGATTAGTGGCACTAGACCTCTCTCAGAATCATCTTGTGGGCCCTGTTCCTGAACTGCGCAGCGAGAATCTCCGAGTACTTGATCTTTCTCAGAACAATCTCACAGGCGAAATCCCATTGCCACTGGTGCAAAAACTATCTGAAATGGAGAAATTTAACTTCTCCTACAACAACTTGAGCTTGTGCGACGTGAAATTCCCTCCAAAAATATTTGAAGCTCTGTTTTTTGGGTCCCAGATTGACTGCCCGATCGCTGCCAATCcagatttttttagaaaaaggGAGACAAAGCATGGCGGATTCAAGCTTGCACTGGCCATAATGCTCTCCATCTTCTGCTTCTTTGCGGGGATGATCTGCCTCACACTCATCTGCAGACGGAGAACGAGATTGTGGGCTATCAAGCAACTCTCCTACAAGGAAGACTCGACTACTTCAGGAGCATTTTCGACGGATTCGACAACTTGGTTCATGGATGTCAAGGTCGCGACGTCAATCCCTGCTATCATATTCAACAAACCACTGCTGAATTGCACGTTCGTGGATGTTCTGTCCGCGACATCCCACTTCGATCGTGAAATGATGTTGTCCGATGGTCAATTTGGGCCAATTTACAAAGGCTCCCTGCCAGGAGGAATCCAAGTAGCCATCAAAGTGCTAGTCCATAGATCGACAGTGACCGATGAGGAAGCTGCAAGAGAGCTAGAATGTCTTGGCAGGATCAAGCATCCAAATCTCATGGCATTGATGGGATACTGCCTGGCGGGAGATCAGAGAATTGCAATCTATGAATATATGGAGAATGGGAACCTGGAGAATTTGCTCCATGATCCACGGTCAGGAGCTCAACAGACGGAGAATTGGAGTATGGGTACATGGGGAGAAAATGGAGAGGATGGTGATGGTGCTTGGAACATGGCCCGCTTCGCCTTATCGACTTGGGCATTCAGGCACAAAATTGCACTCGGCGTGGCCCGGGCATTGGCCTTTCTTCACCATGGCTGCTCCCCTCCAATCATTCATCAATGTGTTAAGGCCAGCAGCATCTATCTGGGCCCCACATTGGAGCCTAAACTATGTGATTTTGGATTGGCGAAGATCTTCGGATATAGCTTAGATGATGACCTCTCTCTTGGATCACCTGGTTACACTCCTCCAGAATTCGTCCAGATCGAAACACCGTCTGTGATGGTGAAATCTGATGTTTTTGGATTTGGGGTGGTTCTGTTTGAGCTAATTACAGGGAAGAAGCCATTCGGTGATGATTATCCTGGCGAGGAGAATTCGAATTTGGTGAATTGGGTCAGGGGACTGGTGAGGAAGAAAGAGTGCTCAAGGGCGGTCGATCCTAGAATTCAAGGGACGGGATCGGAGATGCAGATGGAGGAAGCGCTGCGAATTGGGTATCTTTGTACGGCTGATCTGCCTTCAAAGAGGCCGAGCATGCAGCAGATCGTCGGACTATTGAAAGACATCGAGCCCGCTGCGGGCCAGTGA